The following coding sequences lie in one Miscanthus floridulus cultivar M001 chromosome 9, ASM1932011v1, whole genome shotgun sequence genomic window:
- the LOC136480773 gene encoding putative disease resistance protein RGA4, protein MAQPPNPKRRFLHLPDWRSGLPEDLLESIGQRLASGHDEASFRSACSPWRAAVPFTTFGSLLPLPFDLDSDRVGFYCVPEKVLSKTLPDVRGKVACDSSCGWLALMDEAASVTLLNPFAGARAPRIELPPADEHVAAASSLERVSRVHGRWVLHPTNGYGDAEAAGRAIKLEDMRDVFFHEIVLSTPPDATGASSMLDLGPCTKKGTNRKNVPNRYLLVLDDVWNKDVDKWGKLKACLNQDGVGSAILTTTRDKEIAEFMGTVANNSSWKNKYHDVAILDIEFIHEIIETRAFGLQKTKPEELVKLVGPIAERCVGSPLAAKALGSVLCNKTTKEEWEDILHRSRICDDETGILPILKLSYNELPTDMKQCFAFCAMYPKDYQIDVEELIQLWMANGYISDQNKVPAETMGKRIVNEMVSRSFFQYEEQRRIGYSSTTFVKIHDLMHDVALSASEKECVCITDEFFRSGDLLPGAARHILFQTSMGKKRLNFLFGTMKEKFPPIQTMMFHRFYQREDLLHLSKFSSLRALSMPGSGAHLSIKPKHLCHLRYLDLSDNDAIEALPDDISILYSLQTLKLSNCSSLKRLPEQMKHMSSLRHLYTDGCTKLECMPPELGRITSLRTITWFVVGSGLNCSSLGELKDLNIGGSLMLKQLENVTVRRNAKAANLENKKDLRKLSLEWTSGKEDEQHCHEVLQSLEAHDGLLALQIYSYQGTSFPSWMGMLKNMVELRLFNCSKVDQLPELEQLAELQVLHLEGLGKLQFLCSSCTSSTFGKLKDLKLVNLQVFDRFWAATQGGTVAFPQLEILHIEGCKNLAALPEASVLREPYGGGDYTVARSAFPELKKLRLEDLRPVRWVLNSFERWEAALEIEEEHALFPLLEILVIKKCPKLTTLPRAPKVKELVLHEANRQISLGGIRYMTSLSSLSLKGVKLDDKEEWDHPSSVVDMKLFSCSLFFQPRALALWVCFGQLQNLRIQSCDELVYWPEKVFQSLISLRRLQIWNCNNLIGYAAANAPDQETSGRSQLLPHLESLEIWWCGSLVEVFNSPALKTMEVYKCCKLESLYGRQQLNQEASSTHDVAASTPVEEKLSPSADPDKLLPSSLESLTIDICDGLLEVANLPSSLREIDIQLCSKLRFISGQLDALKSVVIMDCPELRSLESLCIIDLSALEYLDLGRCKSLASLPSGPEAQEYLSLRWLTIRGCPGIKSLPSALQQRLDSGLMETTDLDFHHKGHFPRLLGRLCSSLLGH, encoded by the exons atggctcagcctcccaatcccaagagaaggttCCTACATCTCCCTGACTGGAGATCCGGCCTACCAGAGGATCTCCTTgagtccatcgggcagcgtctcgcgtcaggccacgacgaggcgtccttccgatccgcttgctccccatggcgcgccgccgtCCCGTTCACGACCTTCGGGTCGCTCCTGCCGCTCCCGTTCGACCTTGACTCTGACCGCGTTGGCTTCTACTGCGTCCCggagaaggtcttgtccaagacgctgcccgacgtgcgtggcaaggtggcgtgcgactcctcgtgtgggtggctggcgctcatggacgaggcggcgTCCGTGACGCTGTTGAATCCATTCGCCGGTGCCCGTGCCCCCCGCATTGAACTCCCCCCAGCAGACGAACACGTCGCGGCGGCGTCCTCTTTGgaacgcgtgtctagggtccacggccggtgggtcctccatcccaccaacggctatGGGGACGCGGAAGccgcaggcagagccatcaagctagaagacatgagggacgtgttcttccaTGAGATAGTGCTCTCGACACCGCCCGACGCCACCGGcgcga GCTCTATGCTTGATTTAGGGCCATGCACAAAGAAAGGTACTAACAGAAAAAATGTTCCTAATAGGTACCTTCTTGTATTGGATGACGTATGGAATAAGGATGTTGACAAATGGGGAAAGTTGAAGGCATGTCTTAATCAAGACGGTGTCGGTAGTGCCATATTGACGACGACTCGTGATAAAGAAATAGCTGAATTCATGGGTACAGTAGCTAACAACTCATCATGGAAAAATAAATACCATGATGTGGCAATTTTGGACATAGAATTCATACATGAAATTATTGAAACAAGAGCTTTCGGTTTGCAGAAGACTAAGCCAGAGGAGCTAGTTAAGTTGGTTGGCCCGATTGCAGAGAGATGTGTTGGATCTCCATTGGCAGCCAAAGCATTGGGGTCTGTATTGTGTAACAAGACCACTAAGGAAGAATGGGAGGACATATTACATCGAAGCAGGATATGTGATGACGAGACCGGGATTTTACCTATACTCAAGCTCAGCTATAATGAATTGCCAACTGACATGAAGCAATGCTTTGCCTTTTGTGCTATGTATCCAAAGGATTATCAAATTGATGTTGAAGAGCTTATCCAACTGTGGATGGCCAATGGTTATATCTCAGATCAAAACAAGGTACCTGCTGAAACCATGGGTAAACGGATTGTCAATGAGATGGTTTCAAGGTCATTCTTCCAGTATGAGGAGCAAAGAAGGATTGGGTatagttctacaacttttgtgaAGATCCATGACCTCATGCATGATGTTGCACTATCTGCTTCAGAAAAGGAGTGTGTTTGTATAACTGATGAATTCTTTCGAAGTGGTGACTTGCTTCCTGGTGCTGCCCGCCATATACTTTTTCAAACAAGCATGGGCAAAAAGAGATTAAATTTTTTATTTGGTACTATGAAGGAGAAGTTTCCACCTATACAAACAATGATGTTTCATAGATTTTATCAACGTGAAGATCTGCTGCATTTATCTAAATTTAGTTCTCTCCGAGCACTTTCTATGCCAGGATCAGGGGCTCATTTGTCAATAAAACCAAAGCACCTATGCCACCTTAGGTACCTTGATCTCTCAGATAATGATGCCATCGAAGCACTTCCAGATGATATAAGCATCCTATATAGTCTCCAGACACTAAAACTTTCTAACTGCAGCAGTCTCAAAAGACTTCCTGAGCAAATGAAGCACATGAGTAGCCTTCGTCATCTCTACACAGATGGGTGCACGAAGCTGGAGTGCATGCCTCCAGAGCTTGGACGAATCACCTCGCTTCGAACAATTACATGGTTTGTAGTGGGAAGTGGCTTGAATTGTAGCAGTCTTGGAGAGCTAAAGGATTTAAATATTGGTGGTTCATTAATGCTAAAGCAGCTCGAAAATGTGACAGTGAGAAGAAATGCAAAAGCAGCCAACCTTGAGAATAAGAAGGATCTGAGAAAACTGTCACTAGAGTGGACAAGTGGTAAGGAGGATGAACAACATTGTCATGAGGTGCTACAGAGTCTCGAAGCTCATGATGGACTGCTGGCTCTCCAAATATATTCGTACCAAGGCACCAGTTTCCCATCATGGATGGGTATGTTGAAAAACATGGTTGAGCTTCGGTTATTTAATTGTAGTAAAGTGGATCAGCTTCCTGAATTGGAACAGCTAGCAGAACTACAAGTCCTTCATTTGGAAGGATTGGGAAAATTGCAATTCCTGTGTAGCAGCTGTACATCCTCCACATTTGGAAAGCTTAAGGATCTTAAGCTAGTTAATCTTCAGGTTTTTGATAGATTTTGGGCGGCAACACAAGGAGGCACCGTAGCATTTCCTCAGCTTGAGATATTGCACATTGAAGGCTGTAAAAATTTGGCAGCATTACCAGAAGCATCGGTGCTCAGAGAACCGTATGGTGGTGGAGACTACACAGTGGCCCGGTCCGCCTTTCCAGAATTGAAGAAGCTCAGACTGGAAGAtttacggcctgttcgctg ggtgttaaATAGCTTTGAGAGATGGGAGGCTGCCCTTGAaattgaagaagaacatgcactaTTCCCTTTGCTTGAGATTCTTGTTATCAAGAAATGCCCAAAGTTAACAACTCTGCCTAGGGCACCAAAGGTCAAAGAACTGGTTTTGCATGAAGCAAATCGACAGATTTCTCTAGGAGGAATCAGATATATGACGTCATTGTCCAGTTTGTCTTTGAAGGGCGTCAAGCTGGATGATAAGGAGGAATGGGACCATCCGTCGTCTGTGGTAGATATGAAACTATTCAGCTGCAGTTTGTTCTTCCAACCACGTGCACTAGCACTGTGGGTTTGCTTTGGGCAGCTGCAGAATCTGAGAATTCAGAGCTGTGATGAGCTTGTGTACTGGCCGGAGAAAGTATTCCAAAGCTTGATTTCCTTGCGGAGGCTACAGATTTGGAACTGCAATAATCTAATTGGATACGCGGCGGCAAATGCTCCTGACCAGGAAACATCAGGAAGGAGCCAACTTTTGCCCCATCTGGAGTCTCTAGAGATATGGTGGTGTGGAAGTCTGGTAGAGGTCTTCAACTCCCCTGCTCTCAAGACGATGGAAGTTTATAAATGTTGTAAGCTTGAGTCCCTATACGGCAGGCAACAGTTGAATCAAGAGGCTAGTAGTACCCATGACGTGGCAGCATCCACACCTGTTGAGGAGAAGCTGTCACCATCGGCGGACCCGGATAAGCTCCTTCCATCATCTCTAGAATCTCTAACAATAGACATCTGTGACGGGTTGTTAGAGGTTGCCAATCTTCCCTCGTCCCTGAGGGAAATAGATATTCAACTTTGCTCCAAACTACGGTTCATATCAGGCCAGCTGGATGCACTCAAAAGCGTAGTAATTATGGACTGCCCAGAGTTGCGGTCACTAGAATCATTATGCATCATAGATCTCTCAGCACTGGAATACCTCGATCTGGGCAGATGCAAAAGCCTGGCATCCTTGCCCAGTGGGCCAGAAGCACAAGAATACTTATCTCTTCGTTGGCTTACAATTAGGGGGTGCCCAGGTATAAAATCGCTCCCTTCAGCTCTGCAGCAGCGATTGGACAGCGGCCTCATGGAAACTACGGATCTAGATTTTCATCATAAAG GTCACTTTCCACGGCTGCTTGGGCGTCTCTGCTCCTCGCTCTTAGGCCACTGA